A DNA window from Halomicrobium mukohataei DSM 12286 contains the following coding sequences:
- a CDS encoding cyclin family protein: MYRASDRREHEEWLENLEATADRLDLEGTARSRAVDLFLSSMPVEEERSKRAVMAVSLYVGALVSGQERSQRVVADAADVSRLTIQQRWKGLLEDAGLDAPDW, translated from the coding sequence ATGTACCGCGCGAGCGACCGGCGGGAACACGAGGAGTGGCTGGAGAATCTCGAAGCGACGGCAGATCGACTCGACCTGGAGGGGACGGCACGGTCCCGAGCGGTCGACCTGTTTCTCTCGTCGATGCCGGTCGAAGAGGAACGCTCCAAGCGTGCGGTGATGGCGGTGAGCCTCTACGTCGGTGCGCTGGTCAGCGGACAGGAGCGGTCACAGCGCGTCGTCGCCGACGCGGCGGACGTGTCTCGGCTGACGATTCAACAGCGGTGGAAAGGACTGCTCGAAGACGCCGGGCTGGACGCCCCGGACTGGTGA
- a CDS encoding sensor histidine kinase encodes MDVIERYLGTKPRSNAVDVISLTALLLLVWTTAEPVYLYALDSPVLHTPKYIIGVLTVVPSCLGMIYGAQWSRKREFSTEQCSKIKLYWLTGGSCFLVFNVVLMASISTESIWILVSWIRWSLAVGLGVGLVVGIAQVRVVVSTLTAERESLRAEHAEKQRDLIDQMNGILRHEVLNSAQVITGNASVLMAAEEPIDPDDERIERVHRQGEEITTVIQEVRTLLSTIEDGRELTETNLTNVLRNEIQKVRDQHPEIDVELRCQDDHYIRADELAGRIFANILRNAVEHNETPSLQIVVDIVSVDDAVVVTIEDDGQGIPERKLATLFDRPQVSDHGLGLYLVSEITDSYDGSVTLSKTGEDGTVFEFRFPVPEPRP; translated from the coding sequence ATGGACGTGATAGAGAGGTATCTGGGGACGAAGCCACGTTCTAACGCCGTCGATGTGATTAGCCTCACGGCACTTCTGCTCCTGGTGTGGACGACAGCCGAACCGGTGTACCTGTACGCACTGGATTCGCCGGTACTGCACACTCCGAAGTATATTATCGGCGTTCTCACAGTCGTCCCGTCCTGTCTCGGAATGATCTACGGAGCGCAGTGGTCACGGAAGCGCGAATTTTCGACCGAGCAGTGCTCGAAGATCAAACTGTACTGGCTGACCGGTGGGAGCTGTTTTCTCGTGTTCAACGTCGTCCTCATGGCCTCGATCTCGACGGAGAGCATCTGGATACTCGTGAGCTGGATTCGCTGGTCGCTCGCGGTCGGTCTCGGCGTCGGTCTCGTCGTCGGAATCGCACAGGTACGGGTGGTCGTCAGTACACTGACTGCAGAACGCGAGTCACTTCGTGCGGAACACGCCGAGAAGCAGCGAGATCTGATCGATCAGATGAACGGCATTCTGCGCCACGAAGTACTCAACTCCGCGCAGGTGATCACCGGGAACGCATCGGTGTTGATGGCCGCCGAGGAACCCATCGATCCCGACGACGAGCGGATCGAACGCGTTCACAGGCAAGGCGAGGAGATAACGACCGTCATCCAGGAAGTGCGTACGCTGCTCAGTACGATCGAGGACGGCCGGGAACTGACGGAGACGAACCTCACGAACGTCCTCCGAAACGAGATCCAGAAGGTTCGGGATCAACATCCAGAGATCGACGTCGAGTTGCGATGTCAGGACGACCACTACATCCGTGCCGACGAGCTGGCGGGACGTATCTTCGCCAACATCCTCAGAAACGCGGTCGAGCACAACGAGACGCCATCGTTGCAGATCGTGGTCGACATCGTGAGCGTCGACGACGCCGTCGTCGTTACGATCGAAGACGACGGCCAGGGGATTCCGGAGCGCAAACTGGCGACGCTGTTCGACCGGCCACAGGTGAGCGACCACGGACTGGGGCTCTATCTGGTCAGCGAGATCACGGACAGTTACGACGGCTCCGTAACCCTCTCAAAGACGGGCGAAGACGGCACCGTCTTCGAGTTTCGGTTCCCGGTTCCGGAACCTCGTCCGTAG
- a CDS encoding DUF7385 family protein: protein MEEFEELVSSLTPREDNDAISSYQNTTAVACPACEEPFDDMVVCKNEFTSLNLDMDLDLCTTIDDGNVVIFTHKP, encoded by the coding sequence ATGGAAGAGTTCGAGGAACTCGTCTCGTCGCTGACCCCCCGAGAAGACAACGACGCGATCTCGTCGTACCAGAACACGACCGCCGTCGCGTGCCCGGCCTGCGAAGAGCCGTTCGACGACATGGTCGTCTGCAAGAACGAGTTCACGTCGCTCAATCTGGACATGGATCTCGACCTCTGTACGACCATCGACGACGGCAACGTCGTCATCTTCACGCACAAACCCTGA